A genomic region of Desulfosarcina ovata subsp. ovata contains the following coding sequences:
- a CDS encoding TetR/AcrR family transcriptional regulator, translating into MNVHSYLIERFIIAKKKNTDKYQRILDAAIKVFAEQGFFQSTIAQIAKAAGVADGTIYLYFKNKDDILVQFYQYKTRQIFERFRDVVNRSKTAEEKLRCLIRVHLQEFQKDRNMAIVYQAETHQYYRRNDENLKEMSKMYRDIISEVVELGQEEGAIRKDLYMGLVKRFINGAVDEVINSWIHAGGQYDLVTMADPLVDLFISGIGGCRNTGSTGDHPTG; encoded by the coding sequence ATGAATGTTCATTCATATTTGATCGAGAGGTTTATTATCGCAAAAAAGAAAAATACCGACAAATACCAGCGCATCCTGGACGCCGCCATCAAGGTTTTTGCCGAGCAGGGCTTCTTTCAGTCGACCATCGCCCAGATCGCCAAGGCGGCCGGCGTTGCAGATGGAACGATTTATCTTTATTTCAAGAACAAAGACGATATTCTGGTTCAATTTTACCAATATAAGACGCGCCAGATTTTTGAACGGTTCCGCGACGTGGTCAACCGATCGAAAACTGCGGAAGAGAAGCTTCGCTGCCTGATCCGGGTCCACCTCCAGGAATTCCAGAAGGATCGCAACATGGCCATCGTCTACCAGGCCGAGACCCATCAGTATTACCGCCGCAATGACGAAAACCTCAAAGAGATGTCCAAAATGTACCGGGATATCATTTCGGAGGTGGTGGAACTGGGACAGGAAGAGGGGGCCATCCGCAAAGATCTCTACATGGGGTTGGTCAAACGGTTTATCAACGGTGCGGTGGACGAAGTGATCAATTCGTGGATCCATGCCGGCGGGCAATATGATCTGGTAACCATGGCCGATCCGCTGGTGGATCTTTTCATCAGCGGTATCGGGGGTTGCCGCAATACCGGATCAACAGGCGACCATCCAACCGGATAG
- a CDS encoding methylenetetrahydrofolate reductase C-terminal domain-containing protein yields the protein MIVAERKPIEEIRAMVKDFKKVLTVGCGTCVAVCLAGGEKEVGVLNSELKIARRMEGDPIETGAMTVERQCDMEFLEELDGVVDEYDALISMACGAGIQFLAERFPEIPVFPAVNTSFIGVNREVGWYEEKCRACGTCVLGMTAGICPVTMCAKGLFNGPCGGTNKGSCEINSDQPCAWYKIHERLAKQNRLANILEICPANDWRNQTPRTIVQPGYQERLTALGIK from the coding sequence ATGATTGTTGCGGAACGAAAGCCCATTGAAGAGATCAGGGCCATGGTGAAAGACTTTAAAAAAGTCCTCACCGTGGGATGCGGCACCTGCGTGGCGGTATGCCTGGCAGGCGGAGAGAAGGAGGTCGGGGTGCTCAACTCCGAACTGAAAATTGCCCGTCGCATGGAGGGCGATCCCATCGAAACCGGCGCGATGACGGTGGAGCGGCAATGCGACATGGAATTTCTGGAGGAACTGGACGGTGTGGTGGATGAATACGATGCGCTCATCTCCATGGCCTGTGGCGCCGGCATTCAGTTCCTGGCCGAACGGTTTCCTGAAATCCCCGTATTTCCGGCGGTGAATACCTCCTTTATCGGCGTCAACCGGGAAGTGGGATGGTACGAGGAAAAATGCCGGGCCTGCGGTACTTGTGTACTGGGAATGACCGCCGGCATCTGCCCGGTAACCATGTGCGCCAAGGGCCTTTTCAACGGTCCCTGTGGGGGGACCAACAAGGGCAGCTGTGAAATCAACAGCGACCAGCCTTGTGCCTGGTACAAAATCCACGAACGCCTGGCCAAACAGAACCGCCTGGCCAATATCCTGGAAATCTGCCCGGCCAACGACTGGCGCAACCAGACGCCGCGGACCATCGTCCAACCGGGTTATCAAGAGCGCCTGACCGCATTGGGGATCAAGTAG
- a CDS encoding FAD-dependent oxidoreductase: MGTQGAGDCRTRQCPAQTRGLITTDHPLSTNDHQRSFHVSTESKKVMVIGGGIAGLTAAWELAGLGAEVALVEKADFLGGHAIQYACKATDECRQCGACAVEKMLKNVVNEPAISVHLATEVTGINKNGNFKVSLKKGDVSKDTAACADGYTANPAGCTAVKGYSLNNAKFYQADGSLNPETTGNADALEVDAVVVATGFNAFDPRIKSTYRYDELDNVISGLDLEKGKRANGVVLRPSDGQPPKKVAFIQCVGSRDERLGNLWCSQVCCPYALRTAQSMKHKDPELEITIFYMDIQNTGNDFPVFYQQCKDEMTFVRNIPVDMYKTDDDRIRTRFMAAEGSSEAIQEVFDLVVLSVGIMPSADNAALAETVGAPLNGDGFFACAEKLNRVTTGQEGVFVAGTASGPKTIAESIVHAGQSAGEVMKYLGRAS, translated from the coding sequence ATGGGAACACAAGGTGCCGGAGATTGCCGAACGCGCCAATGTCCTGCCCAGACCCGTGGTCTGATCACTACCGACCATCCATTGTCAACCAACGATCACCAAAGGAGTTTTCACGTGAGTACTGAATCGAAAAAAGTCATGGTCATTGGGGGCGGGATCGCCGGTCTAACGGCAGCCTGGGAGCTTGCCGGCCTTGGCGCAGAGGTTGCGCTGGTTGAAAAGGCCGACTTCCTTGGCGGACACGCCATCCAGTACGCCTGTAAAGCCACGGACGAATGCCGCCAGTGCGGGGCCTGCGCCGTGGAAAAAATGCTCAAGAACGTGGTCAACGAACCGGCCATTTCCGTCCACCTGGCCACAGAGGTGACCGGCATCAATAAAAACGGCAATTTCAAGGTCAGCTTGAAAAAAGGCGATGTCAGCAAAGACACCGCGGCCTGTGCGGACGGCTACACGGCCAACCCGGCGGGTTGCACGGCAGTCAAGGGCTACTCGCTGAACAACGCCAAATTTTATCAGGCCGACGGCAGCCTCAATCCGGAAACCACCGGCAATGCGGACGCCCTCGAGGTGGACGCCGTGGTCGTGGCCACCGGTTTCAACGCCTTTGATCCACGCATCAAATCCACCTATCGCTACGATGAACTGGATAACGTCATCAGCGGCCTGGATCTGGAAAAAGGCAAACGCGCCAATGGTGTTGTGCTGCGCCCCTCGGACGGTCAGCCGCCCAAGAAAGTCGCCTTCATCCAGTGTGTGGGCAGCCGCGACGAGCGTTTGGGCAACCTGTGGTGCAGCCAGGTCTGCTGCCCTTATGCCCTGCGAACGGCCCAGTCCATGAAACACAAGGACCCGGAACTGGAGATCACCATTTTCTACATGGACATCCAGAACACGGGCAACGATTTCCCTGTTTTCTACCAGCAGTGCAAAGATGAAATGACGTTTGTGCGCAACATCCCCGTGGACATGTATAAAACCGACGACGACCGCATCCGTACCCGCTTCATGGCTGCCGAAGGCAGCAGTGAAGCCATCCAGGAGGTGTTCGATCTGGTGGTGCTCTCCGTGGGCATTATGCCGTCCGCCGACAACGCGGCCCTGGCCGAGACGGTCGGCGCGCCGCTGAACGGTGACGGTTTCTTTGCCTGCGCCGAGAAATTGAACCGGGTAACCACCGGCCAGGAAGGCGTTTTTGTGGCCGGTACCGCATCGGGACCGAAAACCATTGCCGAATCCATCGTCCATGCAGGTCAGTCTGCCGGCGAAGTGATGAAATATCTGGGGAGGGCCTCATGA
- a CDS encoding methylenetetrahydrofolate reductase produces MKSGSNLEKILRAGHFAFTGELGPPRGSNVEAVREKAKPLVGNVDAVNITDNQTAMVRMSSWAASLIAIEEGLEPNYQMVCRDRNRLAMQADILGASALGIRNMLCLSGDHQQFGDHPQSKGVFDIDSTQLIGTVKKMRDEAKFLGGADIDGPPKLFIGGAANPFAEPHEWRVHRLAKKVAAGVDFVQTQCIFNMERMRTWVKEAVDMGLTEKVYILAGVTPMKSIGMARYMQLKVPGMDVPNEIIKRLQGVDKKKVADEGIKIACEQIEEFKEMKGVAGVHLMAIEWEHKVPEIAERANVLPRPVV; encoded by the coding sequence ATGAAATCAGGAAGCAATCTGGAAAAAATATTGCGCGCCGGTCATTTTGCCTTCACCGGAGAACTGGGTCCGCCCCGCGGATCCAACGTAGAGGCGGTGCGCGAAAAGGCAAAACCGTTGGTCGGCAATGTGGATGCCGTCAATATCACCGACAACCAGACCGCCATGGTGCGGATGTCCAGTTGGGCGGCCTCGCTGATCGCCATTGAAGAGGGACTGGAACCCAACTACCAGATGGTCTGCCGCGACCGCAACCGGCTGGCCATGCAGGCCGACATTCTCGGTGCCTCGGCACTGGGCATCCGCAACATGCTCTGCCTGTCCGGCGACCACCAGCAGTTCGGCGACCACCCTCAGTCCAAGGGTGTTTTCGATATCGATTCCACCCAGCTCATCGGCACGGTGAAAAAAATGCGTGACGAGGCCAAATTCCTGGGCGGTGCCGATATCGACGGCCCCCCGAAACTGTTTATCGGCGGCGCCGCCAACCCCTTTGCCGAACCCCACGAGTGGCGGGTGCACCGCCTGGCCAAAAAAGTGGCCGCCGGCGTGGATTTCGTCCAGACCCAGTGTATCTTCAATATGGAACGGATGCGCACCTGGGTAAAGGAAGCCGTCGACATGGGTCTTACCGAGAAGGTATACATCCTCGCCGGCGTGACCCCCATGAAGAGCATCGGTATGGCGCGCTACATGCAGCTCAAGGTACCTGGCATGGACGTTCCCAACGAAATCATCAAACGCCTCCAGGGCGTCGACAAGAAGAAGGTGGCTGACGAAGGCATCAAAATCGCCTGCGAACAGATCGAAGAGTTCAAAGAGATGAAGGGCGTCGCCGGCGTTCACCTCATGGCCATCGAATGGGAACACAAGGTGCCGGAGATTGCCGAACGCGCCAATGTCCTGCCCAGACCCGTGGTCTGA